Proteins encoded in a region of the Pocillopora verrucosa isolate sample1 chromosome 11, ASM3666991v2, whole genome shotgun sequence genome:
- the LOC136284484 gene encoding uncharacterized protein has product MTLSSPKSKKKRASRRAASNGTNQTLQTSTGLTKRKILSQVNSIYDPLGLASPCTVRAKILMRQLWTSETKFDWDDPISETYAQEWKMFFDDLGEMSKMTTKRCIRPVDAVGQPILILFSDGSNNAYGTCAYARWKLSSGGFDTNLILAKNRLAPIKTISIDRIELCGAVLSKRIKVFLQEQCRFTFERCYHIVDSHIVHAMIQRESYGFNTFAATRIGEIQEGTNIADWYWTEGKHNIADLLTRGKKPSDISLGSVWQKGPDFLRRAEDEWPIIQKPIAYNTLPDTIKSVKTANSVVNTKDSLAEPIDISRFSRYDKLLRVTAMILMIFEKRPKASFKNTTLDLTPDDISKSEIFWIIQSQKSISEDLRKGRYKRLCPRKRDDGIYVVGERARRWMEMTYNKGELVLLPYDHRFSRLYAEHIHQRGHLGVLSTTSKIRSRFWIVKLIKLVKATKRNCVICRKMDKKLNEQAMGQLPMDRLKPTPAWYATALDFFGPFKIKDEVKKRTTGKAYGIIFNCLASRAVHVEISPDYSTEKFLMALRRFVSIRGYPSKLYSDNGSQLVAANVELRSVIQGLDQKSLKDFGVTQGLQWFFSSADAPWQNGTSEALIKSVKRAITLAIGDGTLTFSELQTVCFEAANLVNERPIGRHPTLPDERSYLCPNDLLLGRATSRIPSGPFERTDNPRHRYEFNQGIIDNFWRRWTRDFFPSLIIRQKWHTATRNLRVGDVVLIQDSNQIRGQWKLGKVSEVFPGDDGRVRKVHVIYKNPRLGEPSNKYSGKDYTTIERSTNRLVLLVPVDDKNTE; this is encoded by the coding sequence ATGACTCTATCGTCGCctaagtcaaagaaaaaacgCGCATCAAGGAGAGCAGCGTCTAATGGCACCAATCAAACGTTGCAGACTTCGACTGGtttaactaaaagaaaaattctttctCAAGTTAACAGCATTTATGATCCACTAGGCCTTGCTAGTCCATGTACAGTGAGAGCTAAGATACTAATGAGACAATTATGGACCAGTGAAACAAAGTTCGACTGGGATGACCCCATATCAGAAACCTATGCCCAAGAATGGAAAATGTTCTTTGATGATCTTGGTGAAATGTCGAAAATGACTACTAAACGATGTATCAGACCAGTTGACGCGGTCGGTCAGCCAATTCTTATTCTATTCAGTGACGGGTCAAATAATGCGTATGGCACGTGTGCCTATGCGCGGTGGAAATTATCATCCGGCGGATTCGATACCAACCTTATACTGGCAAAAAATCGGCTAGCACCAATTAAAACAATATCTATTGATCGCATAGAACTTTGTGGAGCAGTACTCAGTAAAAGAATCAAAGTATTTCTCCAAGAGCAATGCAGATTTACATTTGAACGATGTTACCATATTGTTGACTCGCACATTGTCCATGCAATGATACAAAGGGAATCGTATGGTTTCAACACATTTGCGGCCACGAGAATTGGAGAAATACAAGAAGGTACGAACATTGCGGATTGGTATTGGACAGAAGGAAAACATAACATTGCGGATTTACTAACGCGAGGTAAAAAACCATCTGATATCAGCCTGGGAAGCGTTTGGCAGAAAGGCCCAGACTTTCTTAGGCGGGCGGAGGATGAATGGCCAATCATTCAAAAGCCGATTGCATACAATACTCTTCCAGACACCATCAAAAGTGTAAAAACGGCCAATTCAGTCGTTAACACAAAGGATTCGCTTGCAGAACCGATTGATATCTCACGATTTTCAAGATATGACAAATTATTGAGAGTAACAGCTATGATCCtgatgatatttgaaaaaaggCCTAAAGCTTCATTCAAGAATACAACACTAGACTTGACACCTGACGACATTTCGAAAAGCGAAATATTCTGGATTATACAGTCTCAAAAATCTATATCAGAAGACTTGAGGAAAGGGCGATATAAACGGCTTTGTCCTAGAAAACGGGATGACGGTATCTATGTAGTTGGAGAACGAGCACGCCGTTGGATGGAAATGACTTATAACAAAGGAGAACTAGTTCTATTGCCTTACGATCACCGTTTCTCCAGGTTATATGCTGAGCATATTCATCAACGCGGACATCTCGGAGTTTTATCTACAACAAGTAAAATCAGATCAAGATTTTGGATTGTAAAACTTATCAAACTGGTCAAAGCAACGAAACGTAACTGTGTAATTTGTAGAAAGATGGACAAAAAACTGAACGAACAAGCTATGGGACAGTTACCCATGGACAGGTTGAAACCTACACCTGCATGGTACGCTACTGCACTTGACTTTTTCGGACCATTTAAAATTAAGGATGAAGTTAAAAAGAGAACCACGGGAAAGGCTTACGGGATAATATTCAACTGCCTTGCATCTCGAGCCGTACATGTTGAGATCTCACCAGACTACAGTACTGAAAAATTCTTAATGGCGTTGAGACGCTTCGTTTCAATCAGAGGTTACCCGTCGAAACTCTACTCAGATAATGGATCACAACTAGTAGCAGCCAACGTCGAATTGAGaagtgttatacaaggattggATCAGAAGTCGCTTAAAGATTTCGGTGTGACTCAAGGACTTCAATGGTTCTTTTCGTCTGCGGATGCTCCCTGGCAAAATGGCACGTCAGAAGCATTGATCAAATCGGTTAAAAGAGCAATTACTCTTGCTATTGGTGATGGAACACTTACATTTTCAGAGCTACAAACTGTGTGCTTTGAAGCTGCCAATCTCGTAAATGAACGACCAATAGGAAGACATCCGACTTTGCCCGATGAGAGATCGTATTTATGTCCGAACGATTTATTGCTTGGTCGTGCCACCTCTAGAATCCCAAGTGGACCATTTGAACGAACGGATAACCCTAGACACCGATATGAATTTAATCAAGGAATTATTGACAACTTTTGGAGGAGATGGACAAGGGATTTTTTCCCAAGTCTTATCATACGACAGAAATGGCACACTGCAACGAGAAATCTTAGAGTTGGTGATGTTGTTCTAATACAAGACTCAAACCAGATCAGAGGACAGTGGAAACTTGGTAAAGTATCTGAAGTATTTCCGGGAGATGATGGAAGAGTACGCAAGGTGCATGTTATTTACAAGAACCCCAGACTTGGAGAACCGTCGAACAAGTACTCCGGAAAAGATTATACTACAATTGAAAGATCTACCAATAGACTGGTTCTACTTGTACCAGTTGATGATAAAAACACTGAATAA